A stretch of Sebastes fasciatus isolate fSebFas1 chromosome 19, fSebFas1.pri, whole genome shotgun sequence DNA encodes these proteins:
- the plpp1a gene encoding phospholipid phosphatase 1 isoform X2: MFETRGIPFVLLDVACLILAGLPFIILTAQHSPFRRGFFCNDDSIKYPLKEDTITYQLLGGVMIPVTILTMIFGECLSVYLKRIKSKSSFGSYVACIYKAIGTFLFGAAMSQSLTDIAKYSIGRLRPHFLDACKPDWKLINCSSGAYIEDFTCNGDARLSNEGRLSFYSGHSSFSMYCMLFLALYLQARLQAEWARLLRPTIQFFLIAASVFTGLSRVSDYKHHWSDVLTGLLQGALMAILVVFCVSDFFKPRVDAHKEADIPHTTLQETPTNGNHFESPN; this comes from the exons ATGTTCGAGACCAGAGGAATCCCCTTTGTCCTGCTCGACGTAGCCTGTCTCATCCTAG CTGGACTCCCATTTATAATACTCACTGCGCAGCACAGTCCTTTCCGCCGGGGCTTTTTCTGTAATGACGATTCAATCAAGTACCCTCTTAAAGAAGACACCATTACCTATCAGTTGTTAGGAGGTGTCATGATTCCCGTCACAATACTCACT ATGATCTTTGGCGAGTGCCTTTCAGTTTATCTAAAGCGCATCAAATCCAAGTCCTCTTTCGGCAGCTACGTCGCCTGTATTTACAAAGCCATCGGTACCTTCCTGTTTGGCGCCGCGATGAGCCAGTCTCTGACCGACATAGCCAAGTACTCCATCGGTCGGCTCAGGCCGCACTTCCTGGATGCGTGCAAACCCGATTGGAAACTTATCAACTGCTCATCGGGGGCTTACATCGAAGACTTCACCTGCAATGGAGACGCCAGGCTGTCCAATGAGGGCAG GCTATCCTTCTACTCGGGCCACTCCTCTTTTTCCATGTACTGCATGCTGTTCCTGGCC CTCTACCTGCAAGCTCGACTCCAGGCTGAATGGGCGAGGCTGCTGAGACCCACAATCCAGTTTTTCCTGATCGCCGCCTCCGTGTTCACGGGATTGTCGAGGGTGTCTGACTATAAGCATCACTGGAGCGATGTGCTGACTGGACTCCTGCAGGGGGCCCTCATGGCCATCCTGGTG gTCTTCTGCGTGTCTGACTTTTTCAAGCCACGCGTAGACGCCCATAAAGAGGCCGACATCCCACACACGACCCTGCAGGAGACCCCGACCAACGGAAACCACTTTGAGAGTCCCAACTAA
- the plpp1a gene encoding phospholipid phosphatase 1 isoform X1, translated as MFETRGIPFVLLDVACLILGGLPLAAFNLGKIRPYQRGFFCNDESIKYPFHHSTISSTVLYTVGFTLPISCMIFGECLSVYLKRIKSKSSFGSYVACIYKAIGTFLFGAAMSQSLTDIAKYSIGRLRPHFLDACKPDWKLINCSSGAYIEDFTCNGDARLSNEGRLSFYSGHSSFSMYCMLFLALYLQARLQAEWARLLRPTIQFFLIAASVFTGLSRVSDYKHHWSDVLTGLLQGALMAILVVFCVSDFFKPRVDAHKEADIPHTTLQETPTNGNHFESPN; from the exons ATGTTCGAGACCAGAGGAATCCCCTTTGTCCTGCTCGACGTAGCCTGTCTCATCCTAG GAGGTCTGCCTCTGGCAGCCTTTAACCTGGGTAAGATCCGCCCTTACCAGAGGGGCTTTTTCTGTAACGACGAAAGCATCAAGTACCCTTTCCACCACAGCACAATCAGCTCCACAGTGCTCTACACTGTGGGGTTCACCCTGCCCATTAGCTGC ATGATCTTTGGCGAGTGCCTTTCAGTTTATCTAAAGCGCATCAAATCCAAGTCCTCTTTCGGCAGCTACGTCGCCTGTATTTACAAAGCCATCGGTACCTTCCTGTTTGGCGCCGCGATGAGCCAGTCTCTGACCGACATAGCCAAGTACTCCATCGGTCGGCTCAGGCCGCACTTCCTGGATGCGTGCAAACCCGATTGGAAACTTATCAACTGCTCATCGGGGGCTTACATCGAAGACTTCACCTGCAATGGAGACGCCAGGCTGTCCAATGAGGGCAG GCTATCCTTCTACTCGGGCCACTCCTCTTTTTCCATGTACTGCATGCTGTTCCTGGCC CTCTACCTGCAAGCTCGACTCCAGGCTGAATGGGCGAGGCTGCTGAGACCCACAATCCAGTTTTTCCTGATCGCCGCCTCCGTGTTCACGGGATTGTCGAGGGTGTCTGACTATAAGCATCACTGGAGCGATGTGCTGACTGGACTCCTGCAGGGGGCCCTCATGGCCATCCTGGTG gTCTTCTGCGTGTCTGACTTTTTCAAGCCACGCGTAGACGCCCATAAAGAGGCCGACATCCCACACACGACCCTGCAGGAGACCCCGACCAACGGAAACCACTTTGAGAGTCCCAACTAA